The nucleotide window CACCCCAGGTAGAGGCCATCCCCGCTCAACTGTGGGCGCGAACGTCAACCATGCTTGCTGACGCCGCGGAAGACCCGACGTCATTAATCCGGACAAAAATTGCTGACGCCGCGCACAATTGGGGCACACGACTGGCCACCGACCCAGTGCTCCAGCAGCGCGTGGATGAGCGAATCACCCGGGCGGCAGCCTTCCTCGCAGACAACTACGCCGATGACATCTCCAGCATCATTTCTGAAACCATCGAACGTTGGGATGCAGACGAAGCCAGCGAGAAAATTGAATTGATGGTCGGCAAAGACCTGCAGTACATCAGGCTCAACGGTACCGTGGTGGGTGCACTTGCCGGCCTGCTCATCTATTCTGTTTCACACGTGATCTTTTAAAGAAAAGGACAAACCACCCCATGCTCACTCTGCCCGCGATGACCCTGCCCAGCATGCTGATGTTTATCCTCGTCACGGTGCCTTACACAGTGGCGTTTTGGGGTGCAGCAATTGCTGGGATCGCAGGCGCCTTCACCGCAGCGACCACCCGCGACGACGCTTTCCCCGCAGCCGACCGCCAACCCAAATGGATCTGGGTCGGCCTACTGAGCGTTGCGTCTATCCTGTGCTGGGCGGGTTCGACCTTCCTCGCCGTGGTGGGGGCCGTCATCATCTGCATTTATTGGTGCGATGTGCGCCCCCAGATTCGCCTGTTGATTGGCTAGTCGAAAATAACGGTGCGGTTGCCGTACACCTGCACCCTGTCCTCCAGGTGGAAACGCAAACCACGTGCGAGGACATTTTTTTCTGCATCGCGCCCAATGCGCTGCATGTCTTCCGGGGTCTCTTTGTGGGTGATGCGAATGACGTCCTGCTCAATGATGGGGCCGTCATCCAAGTCCTGGGTGGCGTAGTGGCAGGTGGCGCCGATCAGTTTGACGCCGCGCTTGTATGCCTGGTGGTAGGGGCGGGCGCCCATGAAGGATGGCAGGAAACTGTGGTGGATGTTGATCGCGCGGCCTGACCACATTTCACACAGGTCCGGGGGTAGGATCTGCATGAAGCGGGCGAGCACAATCGCGTCCGGTTCATAAGAATTAACCAGCTGTGCGACCTCGTCGAAGGCTTTACGCTTGCCGACTGCGTCCTTGGGGAAAGGCACGTGGAAGAATGGCACGCCGTGGTTTTCGGCGACTTCGCGCAGGTCCTCGTGGTTACCGATGACTGCTTTGATGTCCATGGGGTAGTCGTTTTGTGCCACGCGGCCCAGCAGATCGTGCAGGCAGTGGCCTTCTTTGGAAACCAGGAGGACTGCAGATTTGCGGCGGGCAGTGTCCCATATCCGCCAGCGGGTGCCTTCGCCGAGCTCTGCGGCTAGTTCAGCGAATTGCTCACGCAGCTCTTCCACAGAGGCGTCGAGGGATTCTGCGCGGACTGCTTGGCGGGTGAAAAACCAGCCGGAGTCTGGGTCTGTGAAGTAGCCGGCCTCTGTGATCCATCCGCCGTGGCTGGCGATAAAGGCGGAGAGCTTCGCGACGATACCAGTGGTGTCGGGGCATCCGAGGGTGAAAACGATATGCCTGTCGGTGGTGGCTGTCGGTGCAGGTGCGGGGCTGGCTGTACTCATTGTTCACAGTCTAGTGTCCGGGTAATTCTGGCTCTACTTATGGGTGGTGCGCGGGCCTCGGTAGGGTAGTGGCATGACTATTGATCGTGCGCAGTTGGCCGCCATGATGGACTACACCTTGCTCAAGCCGGAGGCCTCGGCCGAGGATGTGCAGGCACTGATTGATGACGCCGTGGAGCTCGGCGTAGGCGCTGTGTGTGTCAGCCCCAACATGCTGTTTGCTTGCACGTCGGCTGCTGATAAGGGGTTGCGTGTTGCTACCGTGGTCGGGTTTCCCTCGGGCAAGCATGATGCCCTGATCAAGGCTGCGGAGGCGCGGCTGGCGGTGCAGTTTGGCGCCGTCGAAGTGGACATGGTTATTGACGTCGCGCGGGCCATCGCGTGCGATCAAAATGCCATCATTGCGGAGGTTGCTGCGGTGCGGGAGGCTGTGCCGCAGCCTGTGGTGCTGAAAGTTATTTTGGAAACTGCCTTGCTGGGTGAGGAGCAGATCGCGGTGGCAGTGGAGGCTTGCGTGCTGGCAGGCGCGGACTATGTGAAGACCTC belongs to Corynebacterium argentoratense DSM 44202 and includes:
- a CDS encoding DUF2516 family protein, encoding MLTLPAMTLPSMLMFILVTVPYTVAFWGAAIAGIAGAFTAATTRDDAFPAADRQPKWIWVGLLSVASILCWAGSTFLAVVGAVIICIYWCDVRPQIRLLIG
- the purU gene encoding formyltetrahydrofolate deformylase; translated protein: MSTASPAPAPTATTDRHIVFTLGCPDTTGIVAKLSAFIASHGGWITEAGYFTDPDSGWFFTRQAVRAESLDASVEELREQFAELAAELGEGTRWRIWDTARRKSAVLLVSKEGHCLHDLLGRVAQNDYPMDIKAVIGNHEDLREVAENHGVPFFHVPFPKDAVGKRKAFDEVAQLVNSYEPDAIVLARFMQILPPDLCEMWSGRAINIHHSFLPSFMGARPYHQAYKRGVKLIGATCHYATQDLDDGPIIEQDVIRITHKETPEDMQRIGRDAEKNVLARGLRFHLEDRVQVYGNRTVIFD
- the deoC gene encoding deoxyribose-phosphate aldolase, which codes for MTIDRAQLAAMMDYTLLKPEASAEDVQALIDDAVELGVGAVCVSPNMLFACTSAADKGLRVATVVGFPSGKHDALIKAAEARLAVQFGAVEVDMVIDVARAIACDQNAIIAEVAAVREAVPQPVVLKVILETALLGEEQIAVAVEACVLAGADYVKTSTGFHPAGGASVEAVRAMKRAIGNRRVGIKASGGIGTYEDAEAMVAAGATRLGVSAARAILDGAPSVG